A DNA window from Micromonospora sp. NBC_01739 contains the following coding sequences:
- a CDS encoding Rieske (2Fe-2S) protein — MTDDQVAARPVRTRRALLAGAGAAGAAAMLAACGGGDDEGATTTSPGPQVTNTGDAGGGGRQDSQSLARTSDIPVGGGAILSAPGIVITQPSPGEFRGFDPKCPHQGCNVTTVEGGTINCVCHNSRFSIEDGSVKSGPAQAPLAAKEVKVSGDQISLA; from the coding sequence ATGACTGACGACCAGGTGGCGGCCAGGCCGGTACGGACACGGCGGGCCCTGCTGGCCGGTGCGGGTGCGGCCGGCGCGGCGGCGATGCTGGCCGCCTGCGGCGGCGGGGACGACGAGGGCGCGACCACCACCAGCCCGGGTCCGCAGGTGACGAACACCGGCGATGCGGGCGGGGGTGGCCGGCAGGACAGCCAGTCCCTGGCCCGGACCAGCGACATCCCGGTCGGTGGGGGTGCGATCCTGTCCGCCCCGGGGATCGTGATCACCCAGCCCTCGCCGGGGGAGTTCCGTGGTTTCGACCCCAAGTGCCCCCACCAGGGGTGCAACGTGACGACGGTCGAGGGCGGCACGATCAACTGTGTCTGCCACAACAGCCGGTTCTCGATCGAGGACGGCTCGGTCAAGTCCGGTCCCGCCCAGGCCCCGCTGGCCGCCAAGGAGGTCAAGGTCTCCGGCGACCAGATCTCCCTGGCCTGA
- a CDS encoding penicillin acylase family protein, producing the protein MTGHTATRRLFAGATGAIAVAALLVAVPTSATATAPTTAAPATSTLAVNVASAFAGNDYCLGECSEILPPGQNGNATLVEILGNQAFGTLPRHSADQLDKYANLVYGYAGLREDKIGEFFHDATFGVAPNQVERDYSPRSDVRIVRDKATGVPHITGTTRAGTMYGAGYAGAEDRLFTMDLLRHVGRGTLTSFAGGAPGNRALEQSVWRTSPYTEADLAAQVEALRRKGGARGEQLYTDVQEYIAGINAYIGTCMSGRNCPGEYVLTGHMDAITNAGGPKPFTMTDLIAIAGVVGGLFGGGGGNEMQSALVRIAARAKYGPVEGDRVWNGFRGQNDPETVLTLHDGQSFPYGAASPDAPSVVLPDAGSARVEPVVTDPTGSATTAGTNSSSELAAALSGLTITPANRGMSNAAVISAEHSATGHPIAVFGPQTGYFSPQLLMVQELQGPGISARGAAFAGLNLYVLLGRGQDYAWSATSAIHDITDTYAVPLCVPGGGTPTLAGTHYLFRGQCLAMEELSHVNRWSPTVADSTPAGSYKLVAWRTKLGLVAWRGTVGGVPHAFTQLRSTYGREADSAIGFQMFNDPTQMGTASAFIESAHNVEYAFNWFYVNSTQSAYFNSGLNPVRAVGSNPNLPMKAERAYEWQDFDPDTRTARYAPRSAHPQSIDQDYYISWNNKQAKDFGAADGNFSFGAVHRGDLLDKPVKAAIAAGRKFDRGSLTELVQRAGLTDLRGAEVLDELIRVLESQPVTDTALAAEISRLKAWRQAGALRVETAKGSKVYQHAEAIRTFDAWWPLLVRGMFRDQLGPDLYQSLINTLPINESPSGLQQGDVSNLSSSANGAQTHKGSAFQYGWWGYVDKDLRTVLGDPVAGGLGRTFCGNGNLGSCRQVLLDTLRTAAATPATTTYPGDASCAAGDQWCADAIIQSPLGGIKHATIAWQNRPTYQQVVSFPARRGDDLTNLAAGRPVSASSSQLGNGAARAVDGNLGTRWASSWSDNQWIRVDLGSVRQVGRVVLAWEAAYARSYRVEVSADGNTWRSVWSTTAGDGGTDVVAFTPQQARYVRMTGLTRATSYGFSLWELSMYAH; encoded by the coding sequence ATGACTGGTCACACCGCCACCCGCCGGCTGTTCGCCGGGGCGACCGGCGCCATCGCCGTCGCCGCCCTGCTGGTCGCCGTCCCGACCAGCGCCACCGCCACCGCCCCCACCACCGCCGCGCCGGCGACCAGCACCCTCGCGGTGAATGTCGCCAGCGCCTTCGCCGGCAACGACTACTGCCTCGGCGAATGCTCCGAGATCCTGCCGCCGGGCCAGAACGGCAACGCCACCCTGGTCGAGATCCTCGGCAACCAGGCCTTCGGCACCCTGCCCCGGCATTCCGCCGACCAACTCGACAAGTACGCCAACCTGGTCTACGGCTACGCCGGACTGCGCGAGGACAAGATCGGCGAGTTCTTCCACGACGCCACCTTCGGGGTCGCCCCCAACCAGGTCGAACGCGACTACTCCCCCCGCTCGGACGTCCGCATCGTGCGGGACAAGGCCACCGGGGTACCACACATCACCGGCACCACCCGGGCCGGCACCATGTACGGCGCCGGGTACGCCGGAGCCGAGGACCGGCTGTTCACCATGGACCTGCTCCGCCACGTCGGCCGGGGCACCCTGACCTCCTTCGCCGGTGGCGCCCCCGGCAACCGCGCCCTGGAACAGAGCGTCTGGCGTACCTCCCCCTACACCGAGGCCGACCTGGCCGCCCAGGTCGAGGCGCTGCGCCGCAAGGGTGGGGCCCGCGGCGAGCAGCTCTACACCGACGTGCAGGAGTACATCGCCGGCATCAACGCCTACATCGGCACCTGCATGTCCGGCCGCAACTGCCCCGGCGAGTACGTGCTGACCGGTCATATGGATGCGATCACCAACGCCGGTGGACCGAAGCCGTTCACCATGACCGACCTGATCGCCATCGCCGGGGTGGTCGGCGGCCTGTTCGGCGGCGGAGGCGGCAACGAGATGCAGTCCGCCCTGGTCCGCATCGCCGCCCGCGCCAAGTACGGCCCGGTCGAGGGCGACCGGGTGTGGAACGGCTTCCGGGGCCAGAACGATCCCGAGACCGTGCTGACCCTGCACGACGGTCAGAGCTTCCCGTACGGCGCCGCCTCCCCCGACGCCCCCAGCGTGGTGCTGCCCGACGCGGGCTCCGCCCGGGTCGAGCCGGTCGTCACCGACCCCACCGGCTCCGCCACCACCGCCGGCACCAACAGCTCCTCCGAACTGGCCGCCGCGCTGTCCGGGCTTACCATCACCCCGGCCAACCGGGGCATGTCCAACGCGGCCGTGATCTCCGCCGAGCACTCCGCCACCGGCCACCCGATCGCGGTGTTCGGGCCGCAGACCGGCTACTTCTCCCCGCAACTGCTGATGGTCCAGGAGTTGCAGGGCCCCGGCATCAGTGCCCGGGGGGCCGCCTTCGCCGGGCTGAACCTGTACGTGCTGCTCGGCCGGGGTCAGGACTACGCCTGGAGCGCCACCTCCGCCATCCACGACATCACCGACACGTACGCGGTGCCGCTCTGCGTGCCCGGCGGCGGTACGCCCACCCTGGCCGGCACCCACTACCTGTTCCGGGGCCAGTGTCTGGCGATGGAGGAGCTGTCCCACGTCAACCGGTGGAGCCCCACCGTGGCCGACAGCACCCCGGCCGGGTCGTACAAGCTGGTGGCCTGGCGGACCAAGCTGGGCCTGGTGGCCTGGCGCGGCACCGTCGGCGGGGTCCCGCACGCCTTCACCCAGCTGCGTTCCACCTACGGGCGGGAGGCCGACTCGGCGATCGGGTTCCAGATGTTCAACGACCCGACCCAGATGGGCACCGCCTCGGCGTTCATCGAGTCGGCCCACAACGTCGAGTACGCCTTCAACTGGTTCTACGTCAACTCCACCCAGTCGGCGTACTTCAACTCCGGGCTCAACCCGGTGCGGGCCGTCGGCAGTAACCCGAACCTGCCGATGAAGGCCGAGCGGGCCTACGAGTGGCAGGACTTCGACCCGGACACCCGCACCGCCCGGTACGCCCCGCGCTCGGCCCACCCCCAGTCGATCGACCAGGACTACTACATCAGTTGGAACAACAAGCAGGCCAAGGACTTCGGGGCGGCCGACGGCAACTTCAGCTTCGGTGCCGTGCACCGGGGTGACCTGCTGGACAAGCCGGTGAAGGCGGCCATCGCGGCCGGCCGCAAGTTCGACCGGGGCTCCCTCACCGAGTTGGTGCAGCGGGCCGGGCTGACCGACCTGCGCGGTGCGGAGGTGCTCGACGAGCTGATCCGGGTGCTGGAGAGTCAGCCGGTCACCGACACCGCCCTGGCGGCCGAGATCAGCCGGCTGAAGGCGTGGCGGCAGGCCGGGGCGCTGCGGGTGGAGACCGCCAAGGGCAGCAAGGTGTACCAGCACGCCGAGGCGATCCGCACCTTCGACGCCTGGTGGCCCCTGCTGGTCCGGGGGATGTTCCGGGACCAGCTCGGCCCGGACCTCTACCAGTCCCTGATCAACACCCTGCCGATCAACGAGTCACCCTCCGGCCTGCAACAGGGTGACGTGTCGAACCTGTCCTCCTCGGCCAACGGGGCACAGACCCACAAGGGCTCGGCCTTCCAGTACGGCTGGTGGGGCTACGTCGACAAGGACCTGCGGACGGTCCTGGGTGACCCGGTCGCCGGTGGTCTGGGGCGTACCTTCTGCGGCAACGGCAACCTGGGTTCCTGCCGGCAGGTTCTGCTGGACACCCTGCGCACGGCGGCGGCCACCCCGGCCACCACCACCTACCCGGGTGACGCCAGTTGCGCCGCCGGGGACCAGTGGTGCGCGGACGCGATCATCCAGTCCCCGCTGGGCGGCATCAAGCACGCCACCATCGCCTGGCAGAACCGACCCACCTACCAGCAGGTGGTCTCCTTCCCGGCCCGCCGCGGCGACGACCTGACCAACCTGGCCGCCGGGCGGCCGGTCAGCGCCTCCAGCAGCCAACTCGGCAACGGTGCCGCCCGCGCCGTGGACGGGAACCTGGGTACCCGCTGGGCCAGTTCCTGGTCGGACAACCAGTGGATCCGGGTGGACCTGGGCAGCGTGCGGCAGGTCGGCCGGGTGGTGCTGGCCTGGGAGGCGGCGTACGCCCGGTCGTACCGGGTCGAGGTCTCCGCCGACGGCAACACCTGGCGGTCGGTCTGGTCGACCACTGCGGGCGACGGCGGCACCGATGTGGTGGCCTTCACCCCCCAGCAGGCCCGCTACGTCCGGATGACCGGCCTGACCCGGGCCACCTCCTACGGCTTCTCCCTGTGGGAGCTGTCCATGTACGCCCACTGA
- the uvrC gene encoding excinuclease ABC subunit UvrC has translation MADPSTYRPAPGTIPESPGVYRFRDGTGRVIYVGKAKNLRSRLNSYFADLLGLHERTRQMVTTAESVDWVTVGTEVEALQLEYTWIKQYDPRFNVRYRDDKSYPYLAVTLDEEYPRLQVMRGAKRKGVRYFGPYSHAWAIRETLDLLLRVFPARTCSAGVFKRAGQVGRPCLLGYIGKCSAPCVGSVSAEQHREIVEGFCDFMAGRTDTMVRRLEREMAQASAELEFERAARLRDDVAALRRAMEKQTVVLGDGTDADVVAFADDPLEAAVQVFHVRGGRVRGQRGWVVEKTEDLTTGDLVHHFCTQVYGGEHGEADVPRELLVPELPADAEALTDWLSTHRGSRVSLRVPQRGDKRALLETVERNAKDALARHKLKRAGDLTTRSKALDEISEALGMRTAPLRIECFDISQIQGSDVVASMVVFEDGLPRKSEYRRFIIRGATDDLSAMSEVLRRRFARYLDVRAETGEIGEETAADPDRPGVDPTTGRPRKFAYPPQLVVVDGGAPQVAAAAQALAELGIDDVALCGLAKRLEEVWLPDDDFPVILPRTSEGLYLLQRVRDEAHRFAITFHRQRRSKRMTASALDNIPGLGEVRRKALLHHFGSLKRLATATVEEITQVPGIGPRTAQTILTTLNPPPPPTEAPAEAPAEAPAEAPAEAPAEAPVDHEVSGSDGDQLRR, from the coding sequence GTGGCTGATCCGTCGACCTACCGCCCCGCCCCCGGCACCATCCCGGAGTCCCCGGGGGTCTACCGGTTCCGTGACGGCACCGGTCGGGTGATCTACGTCGGCAAGGCGAAGAATCTGCGCAGCCGCCTCAACTCCTACTTCGCCGACCTGCTGGGGCTGCACGAGCGGACCCGACAGATGGTCACCACGGCCGAATCGGTCGACTGGGTCACGGTCGGCACGGAGGTCGAGGCCCTCCAGCTCGAATACACCTGGATCAAGCAGTACGACCCGAGGTTCAACGTCCGCTATCGCGACGACAAGTCCTACCCCTACCTGGCGGTCACCCTCGACGAGGAATATCCGAGGTTGCAGGTGATGCGCGGGGCCAAACGCAAGGGGGTGCGCTACTTCGGGCCGTACTCCCATGCCTGGGCGATCCGCGAGACCCTGGACCTGCTGCTGCGGGTCTTCCCGGCGCGGACCTGCTCCGCCGGGGTGTTCAAGCGGGCCGGTCAGGTCGGCCGACCCTGCCTGCTCGGCTACATCGGCAAGTGCTCCGCCCCCTGCGTCGGAAGCGTCAGCGCCGAGCAGCACCGCGAGATCGTCGAGGGGTTCTGCGACTTCATGGCCGGGCGCACGGACACCATGGTGCGCCGGCTGGAACGCGAGATGGCCCAGGCCAGCGCGGAGCTGGAGTTCGAGCGGGCGGCACGGCTGCGCGACGACGTCGCCGCCCTGCGCCGGGCGATGGAGAAGCAGACCGTGGTGCTCGGCGACGGTACGGACGCCGACGTGGTCGCCTTCGCCGACGACCCCCTGGAGGCCGCCGTGCAGGTCTTCCATGTGCGGGGCGGTCGGGTGCGGGGCCAGCGCGGCTGGGTGGTGGAGAAGACCGAGGACCTCACCACGGGTGACCTGGTGCACCACTTCTGCACCCAGGTCTACGGCGGTGAGCACGGCGAGGCCGATGTGCCGCGCGAGCTGCTGGTGCCGGAGCTGCCGGCCGACGCCGAGGCCCTGACCGACTGGCTGTCCACCCACCGGGGCAGCCGGGTCAGTCTGCGGGTGCCCCAGCGTGGTGACAAGCGTGCCCTGCTGGAGACGGTGGAGCGCAACGCCAAGGACGCCCTGGCCCGGCACAAGCTCAAGCGGGCCGGTGACCTGACCACCCGCAGCAAGGCCCTGGACGAGATCAGCGAGGCGCTCGGGATGCGGACGGCACCCCTGCGCATCGAGTGCTTCGACATCTCCCAGATCCAGGGCAGCGACGTGGTGGCCAGCATGGTCGTCTTCGAGGACGGCCTACCCCGCAAGAGCGAGTACCGCCGCTTCATCATCCGAGGGGCCACGGACGACCTGTCCGCGATGTCCGAGGTGCTGCGCCGCCGCTTCGCCCGCTACCTGGACGTGCGCGCCGAGACCGGCGAGATCGGTGAGGAGACCGCCGCCGACCCGGACCGCCCCGGAGTCGACCCGACCACCGGCCGCCCGCGCAAGTTCGCCTACCCCCCGCAACTGGTGGTGGTCGACGGCGGGGCTCCCCAGGTGGCCGCCGCCGCCCAGGCCCTGGCCGAGCTGGGCATCGACGATGTGGCCCTGTGCGGCCTGGCCAAGCGGCTGGAGGAGGTGTGGCTGCCCGACGACGACTTCCCGGTCATCCTGCCGCGCACCTCCGAGGGGCTCTACCTGCTGCAACGGGTACGCGACGAGGCGCACCGCTTCGCCATCACCTTCCACCGGCAACGCCGCTCCAAGCGGATGACCGCCTCCGCCCTGGACAACATCCCCGGCCTGGGCGAAGTCCGCCGCAAAGCCCTCCTGCACCACTTCGGCTCCCTGAAACGCCTGGCAACGGCCACCGTCGAGGAGATCACCCAAGTCCCCGGCATAGGCCCCCGCACCGCCCAGACCATCCTCACCACCCTCAACCCACCCCCACCCCCTACCGAGGCCCCCGCCGAGGCCCCCGCCGAGGCCCCCGCCGAGGCCCCCGCCGAGGCCCCCGCCGAGGCCCCCGTTGATCATGAGGTTAGCGGCAGTGATGGAGATCAACTCCGCCGCTAA
- the recQ gene encoding DNA helicase RecQ, translated as MASPADMSTSDLSIAEVTSGDAPAGEKVTAALEVLRRVFGYDAFRGFQREVIDHVVAGGDALVLMPTGGGKSLCYQIPALVRDGVAVVISPLIALMQDQVDALTAVGVKAGFLNSTLDLDTRRLVEAEFVAGEIDLLYLAPEALASRATLSLLDRARISLFAIDEAHCVSQWGHDFRPDYLNLSMLHERWPGVPRIALTATATSATRSEIATRLNLTEARHFVASFDRPNIQYRIVPKREPRKQLLALLRDEHPGDAGIVYCLSRALVEKTAEFLVANGIDALPYHAGLDARTRAANQQRFLRADGVVMVATIAFGMGIDKPDVRFVAHLDLPKSVEGYYQETGRAGRDGLPSTAWLAYGLQDVVQQRKMIDTSEGDLAHRRNLAVHLDAMLALCETVRCRRVQLLEYFGESATGDCGNCDTCLEPPESWDGTVAAQKLLSTVFRLDRERNQRFGAGHCIDILLGRNTDKITQYRHDSLTVFGIGDDLSEAEWRGVVRQLLAEGLLTVEGDYGTLALTEASAEVLGRRRTVMLRREAPRPARTPKPRGAATVVAELPPEATDTFERLRAWRAATAKEQGVPAYVIFHDATLRQIAATLPTTLAALSQINGVGETKLAKYGDQILTVLTEP; from the coding sequence ATGGCCTCTCCCGCCGACATGAGCACCAGTGACTTGAGCATCGCTGAGGTGACCAGCGGCGACGCGCCCGCCGGTGAAAAGGTGACAGCGGCGCTGGAGGTGCTGCGGCGGGTCTTCGGGTACGACGCCTTCCGGGGTTTCCAGCGCGAGGTCATCGACCACGTGGTGGCCGGCGGGGACGCCCTGGTGCTGATGCCGACCGGGGGCGGCAAGTCGCTGTGCTACCAGATCCCGGCCCTGGTCCGCGACGGGGTGGCGGTGGTGATCTCGCCGCTGATCGCCTTGATGCAGGACCAGGTGGACGCGTTGACCGCGGTCGGGGTGAAGGCCGGTTTCCTCAACTCCACCCTCGATCTGGACACCCGCCGGCTGGTCGAGGCGGAGTTCGTGGCCGGGGAGATCGACCTGCTCTACCTGGCCCCGGAGGCGTTGGCCAGCCGGGCCACCCTGAGCCTGCTGGACCGGGCCCGGATCAGCCTGTTCGCCATCGACGAGGCGCACTGCGTGTCGCAGTGGGGGCACGACTTCCGGCCGGACTACCTGAACCTGTCGATGCTGCACGAACGCTGGCCGGGGGTGCCCCGCATCGCGTTGACGGCCACCGCGACCAGCGCCACCCGGTCCGAGATCGCCACCCGGCTCAACCTGACCGAGGCCCGGCACTTCGTGGCCAGTTTCGACCGGCCCAACATCCAGTACCGGATCGTGCCGAAGCGGGAGCCGCGTAAGCAACTGCTGGCCCTGCTGCGCGACGAGCATCCCGGGGACGCCGGCATCGTCTACTGCCTGTCCCGCGCCTTGGTGGAGAAGACGGCGGAGTTCCTGGTCGCCAACGGCATCGACGCCCTGCCGTACCACGCCGGTCTGGACGCGCGGACCCGCGCGGCGAACCAGCAGCGGTTCCTGCGCGCCGACGGGGTGGTGATGGTGGCGACCATCGCCTTCGGGATGGGCATCGACAAGCCGGACGTCCGGTTCGTCGCCCACCTCGACCTGCCCAAGTCGGTCGAGGGCTACTACCAGGAGACCGGCCGGGCCGGGCGGGACGGCCTGCCGTCGACGGCCTGGCTGGCGTACGGGCTCCAGGACGTCGTGCAGCAGCGCAAGATGATCGACACCTCCGAGGGTGACCTGGCGCATCGGCGTAACCTCGCCGTCCATCTCGACGCGATGCTGGCGCTCTGCGAGACCGTCCGCTGCCGTCGGGTGCAGTTGCTGGAGTACTTCGGCGAGTCGGCCACCGGCGACTGCGGCAACTGTGACACCTGCCTGGAGCCGCCGGAGTCGTGGGACGGCACGGTCGCCGCGCAGAAGCTGCTCTCCACGGTCTTCCGGCTGGACCGGGAACGCAACCAGCGTTTCGGGGCCGGGCACTGCATCGACATCCTGCTGGGCCGCAACACCGACAAGATCACTCAGTACCGGCACGACTCGCTCACCGTCTTCGGCATCGGTGACGACCTCAGCGAGGCGGAATGGCGGGGGGTTGTGCGCCAACTGCTGGCCGAGGGCCTGCTGACCGTCGAAGGGGACTACGGCACCCTGGCCCTAACCGAGGCCAGCGCCGAGGTGCTGGGCCGACGCCGTACGGTCATGCTGCGCCGCGAAGCCCCCCGCCCCGCCCGCACCCCCAAACCAAGAGGCGCAGCCACCGTAGTAGCCGAGTTGCCGCCGGAGGCGACCGACACCTTCGAACGCCTCCGCGCCTGGCGAGCCGCCACCGCCAAGGAACAGGGCGTCCCCGCCTACGTCATCTTCCACGACGCCACCCTGCGCCAGATCGCCGCCACCCTCCCCACCACCCTGGCCGCCTTGTCCCAGATCAACGGCGTAGGCGAAACCAAACTGGCCAAATACGGCGACCAGATCCTCACCGTCCTCACCGAACCCTGA
- a CDS encoding GyrI-like domain-containing protein, which translates to MDTRIVDHPAFRLVGHAARVPLIHRGINPYIQQHIAALPAEEHLRLKALGDAEPSGLLAVSDDLDADYGEGSELTYLHGVAVSPSTPIPGGLDIIEVPAGTWVVIRTAGPHPQTLQNAWTTAAAEWFPFNPWRLRPGPEIVAVPDPANDFSTATCELWLPIEPA; encoded by the coding sequence ATGGATACTCGCATCGTCGACCATCCCGCGTTCCGGCTCGTGGGGCACGCTGCTCGCGTTCCGCTGATCCACCGAGGCATCAACCCGTACATCCAGCAGCACATCGCCGCGCTGCCGGCCGAGGAGCACCTGCGTTTGAAGGCACTCGGCGACGCTGAGCCGAGCGGCCTGCTCGCGGTCAGCGACGACCTTGACGCCGACTACGGCGAGGGCAGCGAGCTGACCTACCTGCATGGGGTCGCCGTGTCCCCGAGCACGCCGATCCCGGGCGGCCTCGACATCATCGAGGTCCCGGCCGGCACTTGGGTGGTCATCCGGACGGCGGGGCCGCATCCGCAGACCCTTCAGAATGCCTGGACCACGGCCGCAGCCGAATGGTTTCCCTTCAATCCGTGGCGGCTGCGGCCTGGCCCGGAGATCGTCGCGGTGCCCGATCCGGCGAACGATTTCAGCACCGCGACCTGCGAGCTCTGGCTGCCCATCGAACCGGCGTAG
- a CDS encoding phytanoyl-CoA dioxygenase family protein yields MDDTTLVSRFLREGFVKLAGAVAPRVAADCARLLWRETGCDPDDPATWRQPVHWVEGMAQGPFAAAPNSPFLHHAYDLLVGAGRWEPRYSLGTFPLRFPHEEEPNDAGWHIEGSYLPEGESWYFTNVRSRGRALLMLFLFSEVGEEDAPTRIRVGSHLDVPRVLEKYGENGASGLELAPDLVAESSHRPLALATGSPGDVFLCHPFLVHAAQPHHGTRPRFMAQPPLMPAAPYELERADGAYSPVEIAIRRGLGQDTPDLDGVGIDDNAG; encoded by the coding sequence ATGGATGACACAACATTGGTGTCCCGCTTTCTTCGCGAGGGCTTCGTCAAGTTGGCCGGTGCCGTCGCGCCGCGGGTGGCTGCGGACTGCGCGCGGCTGCTGTGGCGAGAGACGGGCTGCGACCCGGACGACCCAGCGACATGGAGACAGCCCGTGCACTGGGTGGAGGGCATGGCGCAGGGGCCGTTCGCCGCCGCACCCAATTCCCCGTTCCTCCATCACGCGTACGACCTGCTGGTCGGCGCGGGACGCTGGGAGCCGCGCTACTCCCTGGGCACGTTCCCGCTGCGCTTCCCGCACGAAGAGGAGCCGAACGACGCGGGCTGGCACATCGAGGGCAGCTATCTGCCGGAGGGCGAGAGTTGGTACTTCACGAATGTGCGTTCCCGTGGCCGGGCGCTGCTGATGCTGTTCCTGTTCAGCGAGGTCGGTGAGGAGGACGCCCCGACCCGGATCCGGGTTGGCTCACACCTCGACGTGCCGAGGGTGCTGGAGAAGTACGGGGAGAACGGGGCGAGCGGGCTGGAACTTGCGCCCGACCTGGTGGCGGAGTCCAGCCACCGGCCACTCGCCCTCGCCACCGGGTCCCCGGGCGACGTCTTTCTGTGCCATCCGTTCCTGGTGCACGCGGCGCAACCGCACCACGGGACACGGCCGCGCTTCATGGCCCAGCCGCCGCTGATGCCGGCCGCGCCGTACGAATTGGAGCGGGCCGACGGTGCCTACTCACCCGTGGAGATCGCGATCCGTCGGGGTCTTGGACAGGACACCCCCGATCTGGACGGGGTAGGCATCGACGACAATGCCGGGTAG
- a CDS encoding TrmH family RNA methyltransferase, translating to MRVSGRNARFQQWEALLHNRTKRQRRGEFLVQGVRPIAMAVEHGWQIRELLYNTSVALSGWARDLLETVRAEKIAVSRELMHELGGKADDVPELLAVVALPEDDLCRIPTGPTMLTVVFDRPTSPGNIGTLVRSADAFGVSGVIITGHAADVYDPKAVRASTGSLFALPVVRVPARQAVLSWGVDVRAGGIGMSVVGTDELGALDVADYDFRQPTLIVIGNETTGLSSGWREACDQVVRIPMSGAASSLNAATAATVVLYESARQRTAAARR from the coding sequence CTGCGGGTGAGTGGTCGCAACGCGCGCTTCCAGCAGTGGGAGGCTCTCCTGCATAATCGGACCAAGCGGCAACGTCGCGGCGAATTCCTCGTGCAGGGCGTGCGTCCGATTGCCATGGCCGTCGAACACGGTTGGCAGATCCGAGAGCTGCTGTACAACACAAGCGTTGCGCTGTCCGGCTGGGCACGCGACCTGCTGGAAACGGTCCGGGCCGAGAAGATCGCCGTCTCCCGTGAACTGATGCACGAGCTGGGAGGTAAGGCGGACGACGTACCAGAGTTGCTGGCCGTGGTCGCGCTGCCGGAGGACGACCTGTGCCGAATCCCGACCGGACCGACCATGCTCACGGTCGTGTTCGATCGGCCGACCAGCCCCGGCAACATCGGGACCCTCGTCCGGTCCGCAGACGCCTTCGGCGTCTCCGGCGTCATCATCACGGGCCACGCCGCCGACGTGTACGACCCGAAGGCAGTCCGGGCGAGCACCGGCTCGCTGTTCGCTCTGCCAGTGGTTCGAGTGCCCGCCCGTCAGGCCGTGCTGTCCTGGGGCGTCGACGTCCGTGCGGGCGGCATCGGCATGAGCGTCGTGGGAACCGATGAGCTGGGCGCGCTGGATGTCGCCGATTACGACTTCAGGCAACCAACGCTGATCGTGATCGGCAATGAGACCACCGGTCTCAGCTCCGGCTGGCGTGAGGCCTGCGACCAGGTTGTCCGGATCCCGATGTCCGGGGCAGCCAGCTCCCTGAACGCGGCGACCGCCGCGACCGTCGTGCTGTACGAATCGGCACGGCAGCGGACTGCTGCCGCCCGACGGTAG
- the rapZ gene encoding RNase adapter RapZ encodes MGEAHTNGHHTGGSGEAETDTTLVVVTGLSGGGRSTVARALENVGFYVVDNLPQALLLEMAELAVKAGGAARRTAMVLDVRSRAFSTDLAEAIRELKERGYAPRVVFVDADDEVLIRRFESVRRSHPLQGDGRLADGIAVERGLLEEARDQADVIIDTSHLNVNQLRRRIEELFGGEDARKLRVTVISFGFKYGLPPDADFVLDARFLPNPYWVPELREHTGREEAVSAYVLGQEGADGFVSAYTDLVGATTAGFEREGKRYLTVAVGCTGGKHRSVAIAEELAARLRRAGLAANAQHRDLGRE; translated from the coding sequence GTGGGCGAGGCGCACACGAACGGTCATCACACCGGCGGTTCCGGGGAGGCGGAGACGGACACCACCCTGGTCGTGGTCACCGGACTGTCCGGCGGTGGGCGCAGCACGGTGGCCCGGGCTCTGGAGAACGTCGGCTTCTACGTCGTGGACAACCTTCCCCAGGCCCTGTTGCTGGAGATGGCCGAGCTGGCCGTCAAGGCCGGCGGGGCGGCCCGGCGTACCGCGATGGTGCTGGACGTCCGCTCCCGGGCCTTCTCCACGGACCTGGCCGAGGCGATCCGGGAGCTCAAGGAGCGGGGCTACGCCCCCCGGGTGGTCTTCGTCGACGCCGACGACGAGGTGTTGATCCGCCGGTTCGAGAGTGTGCGCCGTTCCCACCCCCTGCAGGGTGACGGGCGGCTGGCCGACGGCATCGCGGTCGAGCGGGGGCTGTTGGAGGAGGCCCGCGACCAGGCCGACGTGATCATCGACACCAGCCACCTGAACGTCAACCAACTGCGTCGGCGTATCGAGGAGCTGTTCGGTGGGGAGGACGCCCGCAAGCTGCGGGTGACGGTGATCTCCTTCGGCTTCAAGTACGGCCTGCCGCCGGACGCCGATTTCGTGCTGGATGCCCGGTTCCTGCCCAACCCGTACTGGGTGCCGGAACTTCGGGAGCACACCGGCCGGGAGGAGGCCGTCAGCGCGTACGTGCTGGGGCAGGAGGGGGCGGACGGTTTCGTCTCGGCGTACACCGATCTCGTCGGCGCCACCACGGCGGGCTTCGAGCGGGAGGGCAAGCGGTACCTGACCGTCGCGGTGGGCTGCACCGGCGGCAAGCACCGCAGTGTGGCCATCGCCGAGGAGCTGGCCGCCCGGTTGCGCCGTGCCGGCCTGGCCGCCAATGCGCAGCACCGGGACCTGGGGCGGGAATGA